The genomic DNA ATGAATCTCGTTTATATCTACGGCGAGAGTCTGGAGCGCACCTATTTTGACGATGAGGCCTTCCCGAACCTGACCCCGGAGCTGGGCGCGCTGAAAAACCAGAGCCTGGACTTTAGCCACACCATGCAGCTGCCGGGCACCGACTACACCATTGCCGGAATGGTCGCCTCACAGTGTGGTATTCCACTGTTTGCGCCGTTCGAAGGCAACGCCTCGGCGTCGCTGTCGAGCTTCTTCCCGCAGAATATCTGCCTTGGCGATATCCTGAAAAACTCCGGCTACGAAAACTACTTCGTTCAGGGCGCCAACCTGCGCTTTGCCGGTAAAGATGTGTTCCTGAAATCGCACGGTTTTGACTATCTTTACGGTGCCGAAGAGCTGAAAACCACCGCCGCTGACCCGAGCTATAAAAACGACTGGGGTTATTACGACGATACCGTGCTCGACGAAGCGTGGAAGAAATTCGAAGCGCTGTCCCGCGAAGGCAAGCGATTCTCACTGTTTACCCTGACCGTCGATACCCACCACCCGGACGGCTTTATCTCCCGTACCTGTAACCGTAAGCGGTATGACATCAATGGCAAAGCCAACCAGTCGTTCAGCGCGGTCGCCTGTAGCCAGGAACATATCGCTGAATTTATCAATAAAATCAAAGCATCACCGTGGTTTAAAGATACCATCATCGTGGTTTCCTCCGACCATCTGGCGATGAAAAATACCGCCTGGGACGCCCTCAACAAGCAGGACCGCAGCAATCTGTTCTTCGTACTGCGCGGCGATAAGCCCGACGACCAGGACGTCATCGCGGTGAAGCGTAACACGATGGACAACGGCGCTACGGTGCTGGACATGCTGGGTGGCGACAACTTCATCGGGCTGGGGCGCAGTAGTCTGTCCGGAGAGTCGCTGTCGGAAGTGTTCCTCAACATGAAGGAAAAGGTGCTGGCGTGGAAGCCGGATATCATTCGCCTGTGGAATTTCCCGAAAGAGATCAAAACGTTCTCCATCGACGGCCAGAAAAATATGATTGCCTTCTCCGGCAGCCATTTCCGCCTGCCGCTGCTGCTGCGCGTGTCTGACAACCGCGTTGAGCCGCTGCCGGAAAGCGAATACTCCGCTCCACTGCGCTACCAGCTGGCCGATTTCGCCCCGCGCGATAACTTTGTCTGGATCGACCGTTGCTACAAGATGGCGCAGCTATGGTCGCCCAAGCTGGCTCTGTCTACCGACTGGTGCGTCTCACAGGGTCAGCTCGGCGGCGAACAAAAAGTGCAGCACGTCGACAAAGCGGTCTGGAACGGTAAGACCGATTTTCGCGATACGGTCATCGACATGGTGCGCTACAAAGGCAACGTGGATGCGCTCAAAACCGTCGATAACGATATTCGCTATAAGGCCGACAGCTTTATCTTTAACGTCGCCGGCGCGCCGGAAGAGGTGAAAAGCTTTAGCGGCATCTCCCGCCCTGAATCCTGGGGACGCTGGTCCAACGCACAGCTCGGCGATGCGGTAAAAATTGAGTATCAGCAGCCGCTGCCAAAACGCTTCGACCTGGTTATCACCGCTAAGGCCTTTGGCCCGAACGCCGATAAGCCCATCCCGGTTCGCGTCGGCGACAGCGAGCAAATGCTCACACTCGGCCACGACGTTACCACCACCACGCTGCACTTCGAAAACCCGTCGGACGCCAGTACGCTAGTGATCGTGCCTCCTGACCCGCAGGCCACCAACGAGGGTAACATCCTCGGCCACTCGCCGCGCAAGCTCGGCATCGGGATGGTAGAAATCAAAGTGATTGCCGCAGAGGGTTAACGCCGGATGCACACGGGGGGCATATCGCCCCCCTTCTCGCCGCCCACTTTTGTAAAAATAAAAATCTATACAAAAATTATAAATCAGATTAAAACACTATATAAATTCAATTTGTATTTATAAATATACCAGTAAAAGCAAATTATTTAGCATTTATCAACACACAAAACTTTGGTAAATGTTGCTGCGTCATTATGCTCACTGGTTATAAATTCGAATCTATCCGCGTCTTAGATAACGAGAACATCGTTGCCTGGGAAGTGCTTTCCACCGCCTCTTCTCAGATTAACCTCGAGCTTTTTTTCAACAGCATGGCGCTCGACGCCCGGGTCGCCCTTTTCTTCGCGCAACTTGCGCACGTGGTCAATCCCCCCGCATCCGGAAAATATTATCTGAACGCCAGCGCAGACGTTCTGCTGACGCCTGATTTTTTACAACGCCTTGGCGAAGAACCTGATGCAGCACAGCGCATCGCCATTGAGTTAACCGATCTCGACCAGCTCATGCTGCTCACGCCCGCCGACGGCAGGCGCCTGCGCGCACTCATCGACGCCCTGCGCAGCATGGGTTTTGCCGTTTGGGCTGACGACGTTCATCACGACATTCTGCCCTGCCTGGTTAAACAGGATTACCGCTTTTCGGGTGCCAAGATTGATAAGCACGCTTTCTGGACAGGCCGCCAGTGCAAAGAGCCCTTTCTCGAGCTGGCCCAGGGCTGCAAGAAAATTGCCGACGAGGTCCTTGTTGAAGGTATCGAAACGATTGCTGACTACCAATTAGCCTGTGATTCTCACGCTAATTATGGTCAGGGCTTTTTGTGGAATAAGTAACCAATATGTCTGCACCGTATGAGCTGGTTGTTCTTAGTCAAAACTATTTCCTGTGGATGGGATTAAAGCATTCCGTTCCCTATATGATTAACCCGTACCCTGCGCTGCACTGGTTTAATGAAAAAACCAATAACAACGTATTCCAGCTGCGTGAAAAGATCCTGCGCAATAATAGCGACAGTAAATGGCTGATTATCACCGAAGATTATCGAGTACCAGAAGTACAGCAGATTTTACCGCCGGATCGCGCCTGCGTATTCAGCGATAAGCTGTCGATAAAGCAGCTCACCCAGCAGCTTAAACAGCCTGAGTTCCGCCGCACGCCGCATAAAGAAACGCCGCTTACACATTCAGAGATCCATATTTGTTTATTGATAATTATGGGTTTTTCTCCCAACGCTATCGCCGGGATGCTGCATAAATCGCCTAAGACGATTTATACACACCGTCGTAACGCAATGGCAAAGTTTCACTGCAATACGCTTGCAGAATTGCACCGAAAAATACGCAATATCGACAATCGTTCGCTTTATCAGTAATAACCAAAGGTAACAATATGCCCAACAAAGTAAAATATTACCGTATTGTCGCCTTCGAGAAATAGATGAGAAACGCGCAATGAACATTTTCATCACATTGTTAGGAATAGGCTGAGATTTAGCAAATAAAGATATCCTTATTTGTTAAGCCGAATTTATCCTCTGCCGCTGACCATCCCAGACCATACCCGTTAATGAGATCACGATATCTATTCATCTACTGGAGCTCACTTATGAAAAGGATGCCTGTCGTCATTTTCAGCTTGTTGTGTGTATTTCATCAAACCGCGCTGGCCGATAGTACGGCAACGACGACCATGCACGTTTCGCTGGAAGTCCTGAAGTCCTGCACGCTACAGGCCAGCGATCTGAATTTCTCCCGCCACGGTTCTGACGAGTCCAGTGAGATTAACGCAAGCACCCAACTGAGCGTGCTGTGCACCAACGGCACGCCGTTTGCTCTGTCAGCGGCCAGCAGTGATGGCGACAGCGACGGCACTTTCTGGCTTAAACCCGAAGACAGCAGCATCGGCGCGCAGAATATCGCCTATAAGCTCTATGCGGACGAAAGCAAGAAAACGCCGGTCAACGCCAGCGGCGGTATAGAAGGCACCGGCACCGGCCAGGCGCAGTCTGAAACAATTGTTGGCGTCATTGAGGCGGGGGCGCTGACCAACGCCAAAGCGGGCCTGTACAGCGACGACGTTACGCTGAATCTGGTGTACTGACATGCGCAGAACTGCCCTCTTTGCCCTATGCTGGCTTGCCGTCGTACTGCTGTTCGCCCGTTGCGCCATGGGCGCGACGCTGCAGGTGGCACCGGTTATGCTTAACCTTTCCACCGCCCAACGCGCCGGCGCGCTGTACCTGACCAACACCGGCAGTCAGCCGATTCATGCGCAGATCCGCGTTTATCACTGGACGCAGGCGCAGGGCAAAGACGTGCTCACGCTGACCGATGATGTGGTCAGCAGCCCGGCGGTGACCGCTCTGCTGCCGGGCCAGCAGCAGCTGGTGCGCATTGTGGTTCTCAACCCCAGCGAGCGCCCTCAGGAACAAAGTTTCCGCCTGCTGGTCGATGAACTGCCCGGCGGTCATCAGACCGGCACCGAGCAAAACGGCGTCCACTTTCTACTGCGCTACTCCATTCCCCTCTTTATCGCCGCCGGGCAGCCAGGCAGTAAAAACGAGGCTGACCAGCTTATCTGTTCACAGCAAAACGCCGATATCTGGTGCAAGAACCGGGGAACCACCCACGTCCGGCTCAGCAACGTTCAGGCGCTCAACGAACGCGGTCAGGTGGCAGAAAACCTCTCCGGCCTCGCGGGCTATGTCCTTGCGGGGCAGCAATTTAAGCTGCCGTTTAAACGCGGAAATCGTTCTTTGCTCTCCTCCCTGCGCGCGTATCTGAATGAACATACCCAAGCCAGCCTGCTTAACCTGCATCCTGCTGCTGTGGCTACTGGCAATGAAGCTCCACGCTGAGCCGCCGACCCCAAACACCCAGTACCTGTCCGTGACCGTAAACCACTACACCTACGATGGTTTGTGGGCCGTTCACGTGACGGGTAATGGGCTGTGGATAGCCGCTGCCGATGCGCAGAAGCTGGGCATTGCGCCAGAATCGTCGGCGAAGGGATGGCTCAATCTTTCGGCTATCGAGGGCCTTGAAGCCCACTTCGACAGCCTGCAACAGCAGCTGTCTCTCACCCTGCCTGAGCATGGGTTAACGCACGTTCAGCATCTGGAGAGCCGGCCGCGTCGCAGCGCGCAGTCTCTGCAACAGGCGCAGGAGATGGGCAACCTGACGCTGGACTATTCACTCTACGCCAGCGATCAGGCTGGGCAGCAGCAAACCAGCCTGCAAAGTCAGCTGCAAACTTCCGGCTGGCTGCCGGGGCAAATCAGCAGCACCATGAACAGCCGCTTTCTGCGTGGGCAGAGCGAAAATGGCGCCAGCCACACTCGCCTGATGACCACCTGGCAGCGCGATCTGCCGCAAAGCCTGACCAGCGTGGCGCTGGGCGACAATATCACCACCGGCGTGAGCTGGAGCAGACAGGTGCGTTTTGCTGGCCTGCACCTGGCGCGCAATTTCCAGCTCGACCCGCAGCTAAACACTGCACCGCGCGCCCAGTTCAGCGATAGCGTGGCGCTGCCGTCGACGGTTGATTTATACATTGACGGTCTGCAGCAAAGCCACCAGCAGGTCAAACCGGGCGGCTACATTCTGGATACGCTGCCCACCGTTACCGGCAGCGGTCAGGCGCAGGTCGTGATCACCGATATTAACGGCCAGCGGCGAGAAGTGACGCTGGATTTATATGGTGCGCCGGAAATGCTGGCGCAGGGCGTGAGCAGCAGCTCGCTGGATATCGGCTGGTTACGCCAACACTACGCCGAACGTTCCAACGACTATGCCGCCTCCCCCTTGCTCGACGCCGGATGGCGCTACGGTCTGAGCAACAGCCTGACCGTAAGCGCGCACAGCGAACAGCATCGCCGGGCACACAACATCGGCATCGCCAGCGACTGGCTGATCTCACCGGCGGCTGGCATTGTCAGCGGCCACGCGGCTGCCAGCCAGAGCACGCAGGGTGACGGTATAAAATGGGGCATGGGATACCAGTGGAACGCGCGCGGGTTCAGTTTTTCCACCAGCACCAGCCGTAGCAGCAGTGAATGGGCAGATATCGCCCGCGTCAGCGGCAGCCAGCCGATCGCGCGCAACGATAACCTGTGGATCAGCCAGAGCGTTTCCGGCTGGGGCACGTTCGGCGCGGGCTGGGTTCGCCAGGATGGCGCTCGCTACCTGAACATCAGCGGGTCAAAGTCCTTCCCGCATCGGGTATCAGCCACGCTAGGGTTCACCCATGCGCTCAGTAGCGGAGACAAAATCGTCCAGCTCATGTTCTCAATTCCGCTTGGCAACCGGGATTCGCTATCGCTACAGGCAGGTAGCCAATCGTCACGCTGGGATTATCGCCACCAGCCTGACTATCAACTGGGCGGCTGGTCGTGGCAGGTGAGTCAGAATACGGGCAGCACCCGTCAGGATCATGCGGATGCCGGCTATCTGGGGAGCTACGGTGAATGGCACGCCGGATTCGACCGCGACCAAAGCAGCACCAGCCGATACCTCAGCGGAGAAGGCTCGCTCATGTTGCTGGAAAGTCACCCCTATGCGCTGCGCTATAACCGCCAGGGGATCGCGCTGGTCTCTACCGACGGCATCGGCAATATCCCCATTGCCGTCGAAAATCGCCCGGCGGGCAGCACCGACGAACATGGCTATTTGCTGCTGACAGATTTACCGCGCTATCACAATGCCAAAATCTCGCTCGATCCGTTAAGCCTGCCGCCGGAAATCGCGACGCCCATCGTCGAGATGCACGCCCGCCCGGGTCTGAGCACGGCGGTGAAGGTCGATTTCCAGGTGCATCGCGCGCGCACCCTCTCAGCCCGAATTCTCGACCGTGGCCGCCAGCCGCTGCCGGTGGGCAGCGGCGTCAGCTACTCTGGCGGCGAATCTATCATCGGACGCGACGGGTTTATCTGGCTGGAGAACCCGCCGATGCCGGGTGCGTTACACATTCAGATGCCCACCGGCGGCTGTACCGTCAATCTGCCCGCCGCCGCATCTGACGCCGCGACGCTTAACCTCGGAACCTTACTGTGCCAGTAAAATCACCCATCTTCTTGCTGCTCCTGCTGGCATGTGCGTTGCTTTCGCGTCCTGCCGTTGCCGCCAGCTGCTGGATAACTCAGGGAGCATCGACCGTATTCGGTACGCTGGTCGCGGGTAACACCAGCTCGACGCAGACCAGCGTCAAATTCAGCTGCTACGCGGATTATGGTGAAACGCGCTACTTCAACGTTTGCCTCAGTAGCCTGGAAAGCGCCCCTTTCAAAATGACCTCTAACGGCGATAACGAAGGGAAACAGTACACCATGCTGTTTCGCCTGTTCAGCGCGCTGGATAACAGCCAGGAACTGACCTCCCTCGGCGCGGGGCGTGCGCTGCAAACCGCGCTGACGATAGGCGGCAACCTGACGTCCGGCGGCAGCTTTCCGCTGCTGGCGACCATTCCTTCCGGGCAAAACGACCTGCCGGTTCGCAGCTACTTCAACTACACTTTGGGACTCAAGCTGACCTGGAACAGCGCCACGCAAAAAGAGGCGCTGACCAGCTGCCAGGACGGCGCGTCGCAGGGGCTGGCAACGGATTTATCGTCCAACGCCAGCGCAACGCTGTCCGACAGCTGTTTTATTCAGAGCGTCACCCCGCTCGATTTTGGCATCGTCGGCAGCACGGCGCTGACCGGACAGCTCACCTCCACGGCGACCCTTCGCGCGCGCTGCCCGGTGGGAACACGCTACACATTAGGCATCAGCGACGGTGCGCATGCCTCAGGAAGCCAGCGCCAGATGTGTAACGACCGGCAGCAGTGCCTGCAATATGCGCTTTGGCAAGACGCCTCCGCCACCGTTCCCTGGGGCGATCGGTCAGCAAGCAATACGATGGAGGTGACTCATCCCGATGGAAACGTGCAGTCTATTATCGTTTATGGCACGGTTCCGCCGCAAACGCTCTCCGGCACGGGGGCGTTTAGCGACGATGTTGTCATCACGCTCACTTATTAATCTATATTTTGCGCGGCTTGGATCAATGTTACCGATAACAATTCACGCTACAGTTGCCCTTCTCGCATCTGATACCTCTTTTATTTCCGCTCCGGATCGCCGACAAAAACCATGAAATATCTGCTGGCAGACGCCATCGTGTATGACAACGAGGATGGTTCACTCACCCTACACAGTGAAGGCTCCGAAAGCCAGACGCTGACCTGCACCGCGCAAACCATTCTGAACCTGCTGATCGCCCACCACGGCATGGTGGTCGAACGCGAGGTTTTTTTACAACAGGTGTGGGACGATCGCGGACTGCGCGGCTCGAGCAATTCGCTCAACCAA from Klebsiella sp. WP3-W18-ESBL-02 includes the following:
- a CDS encoding molecular chaperone, which encodes MRRTALFALCWLAVVLLFARCAMGATLQVAPVMLNLSTAQRAGALYLTNTGSQPIHAQIRVYHWTQAQGKDVLTLTDDVVSSPAVTALLPGQQQLVRIVVLNPSERPQEQSFRLLVDELPGGHQTGTEQNGVHFLLRYSIPLFIAAGQPGSKNEADQLICSQQNADIWCKNRGTTHVRLSNVQALNERGQVAENLSGLAGYVLAGQQFKLPFKRGNRSLLSSLRAYLNEHTQASLLNLHPAAVATGNEAPR
- a CDS encoding spore coat U domain-containing protein — encoded protein: MKRMPVVIFSLLCVFHQTALADSTATTTMHVSLEVLKSCTLQASDLNFSRHGSDESSEINASTQLSVLCTNGTPFALSAASSDGDSDGTFWLKPEDSSIGAQNIAYKLYADESKKTPVNASGGIEGTGTGQAQSETIVGVIEAGALTNAKAGLYSDDVTLNLVY
- the opgB gene encoding phosphatidylglycerol--membrane-oligosaccharide glycerophosphotransferase, whose translation is MSELLSIVLFLASIAIYACKAGRNKWWFAATLTVLGLFVVLNITLYASDYFTGDGINDAVLYTLTNSLTGAGVSKYILPGIGLAAALLAVFGALGWVLRRRRSHPHHFGYSLLALILAVCSVDASPAFRQISELVKSQSRDGDPDFAAYYKEPSKTIPKPKMNLVYIYGESLERTYFDDEAFPNLTPELGALKNQSLDFSHTMQLPGTDYTIAGMVASQCGIPLFAPFEGNASASLSSFFPQNICLGDILKNSGYENYFVQGANLRFAGKDVFLKSHGFDYLYGAEELKTTAADPSYKNDWGYYDDTVLDEAWKKFEALSREGKRFSLFTLTVDTHHPDGFISRTCNRKRYDINGKANQSFSAVACSQEHIAEFINKIKASPWFKDTIIVVSSDHLAMKNTAWDALNKQDRSNLFFVLRGDKPDDQDVIAVKRNTMDNGATVLDMLGGDNFIGLGRSSLSGESLSEVFLNMKEKVLAWKPDIIRLWNFPKEIKTFSIDGQKNMIAFSGSHFRLPLLLRVSDNRVEPLPESEYSAPLRYQLADFAPRDNFVWIDRCYKMAQLWSPKLALSTDWCVSQGQLGGEQKVQHVDKAVWNGKTDFRDTVIDMVRYKGNVDALKTVDNDIRYKADSFIFNVAGAPEEVKSFSGISRPESWGRWSNAQLGDAVKIEYQQPLPKRFDLVITAKAFGPNADKPIPVRVGDSEQMLTLGHDVTTTTLHFENPSDASTLVIVPPDPQATNEGNILGHSPRKLGIGMVEIKVIAAEG
- a CDS encoding fimbria/pilus outer membrane usher protein, which codes for MNIPKPACLTCILLLWLLAMKLHAEPPTPNTQYLSVTVNHYTYDGLWAVHVTGNGLWIAAADAQKLGIAPESSAKGWLNLSAIEGLEAHFDSLQQQLSLTLPEHGLTHVQHLESRPRRSAQSLQQAQEMGNLTLDYSLYASDQAGQQQTSLQSQLQTSGWLPGQISSTMNSRFLRGQSENGASHTRLMTTWQRDLPQSLTSVALGDNITTGVSWSRQVRFAGLHLARNFQLDPQLNTAPRAQFSDSVALPSTVDLYIDGLQQSHQQVKPGGYILDTLPTVTGSGQAQVVITDINGQRREVTLDLYGAPEMLAQGVSSSSLDIGWLRQHYAERSNDYAASPLLDAGWRYGLSNSLTVSAHSEQHRRAHNIGIASDWLISPAAGIVSGHAAASQSTQGDGIKWGMGYQWNARGFSFSTSTSRSSSEWADIARVSGSQPIARNDNLWISQSVSGWGTFGAGWVRQDGARYLNISGSKSFPHRVSATLGFTHALSSGDKIVQLMFSIPLGNRDSLSLQAGSQSSRWDYRHQPDYQLGGWSWQVSQNTGSTRQDHADAGYLGSYGEWHAGFDRDQSSTSRYLSGEGSLMLLESHPYALRYNRQGIALVSTDGIGNIPIAVENRPAGSTDEHGYLLLTDLPRYHNAKISLDPLSLPPEIATPIVEMHARPGLSTAVKVDFQVHRARTLSARILDRGRQPLPVGSGVSYSGGESIIGRDGFIWLENPPMPGALHIQMPTGGCTVNLPAAASDAATLNLGTLLCQ
- a CDS encoding helix-turn-helix transcriptional regulator: MSAPYELVVLSQNYFLWMGLKHSVPYMINPYPALHWFNEKTNNNVFQLREKILRNNSDSKWLIITEDYRVPEVQQILPPDRACVFSDKLSIKQLTQQLKQPEFRRTPHKETPLTHSEIHICLLIIMGFSPNAIAGMLHKSPKTIYTHRRNAMAKFHCNTLAELHRKIRNIDNRSLYQ
- a CDS encoding spore coat U domain-containing protein — encoded protein: MPVKSPIFLLLLLACALLSRPAVAASCWITQGASTVFGTLVAGNTSSTQTSVKFSCYADYGETRYFNVCLSSLESAPFKMTSNGDNEGKQYTMLFRLFSALDNSQELTSLGAGRALQTALTIGGNLTSGGSFPLLATIPSGQNDLPVRSYFNYTLGLKLTWNSATQKEALTSCQDGASQGLATDLSSNASATLSDSCFIQSVTPLDFGIVGSTALTGQLTSTATLRARCPVGTRYTLGISDGAHASGSQRQMCNDRQQCLQYALWQDASATVPWGDRSASNTMEVTHPDGNVQSIIVYGTVPPQTLSGTGAFSDDVVITLTY
- a CDS encoding EAL domain-containing protein, which encodes MLTGYKFESIRVLDNENIVAWEVLSTASSQINLELFFNSMALDARVALFFAQLAHVVNPPASGKYYLNASADVLLTPDFLQRLGEEPDAAQRIAIELTDLDQLMLLTPADGRRLRALIDALRSMGFAVWADDVHHDILPCLVKQDYRFSGAKIDKHAFWTGRQCKEPFLELAQGCKKIADEVLVEGIETIADYQLACDSHANYGQGFLWNK